Part of the Arcobacter sp. F155 genome, TCTAAATCTACATGTTGAATCAGCTGTAAAAACATATTGTTCACTCTCATCATACTCTTTTTTAGCATTCTCACAAGAGTAAAGTTTAATATTTTTACCTTTTACATTTATTTTTTTTGATAAAACACTACCTTCACAATAAGGACACTTACCAAGTATCATTAAAAACCTTTTTTATTTGAATATTAACAAAAAAAACTATTAATAATAAAATACTTGGCAAAATGCAATATTAATCTTTGAATACTGAAAGAATAAGCTCTTTTAATTCACTTTTCATTTCATCATTCATATTCTTTTTATTTGTATAGATATAAAAAGGTACAGTATTTCTCATTGATTGTTTCAATCTTTTTCTAAGGGTTGAAATCTCATCTAGGTTTATTATATTTTCTCCATCATATAAAGAAAACTCTTTTTCTATACCTATTTTAAAAGAGACCGTTTGGTAAGTGAAGAATAACTCTTCTTCTTTTTCTTCCCATTTTTTAATAAATAAATCTAGTAAGTTTTGAAGTTTAGATAGTTTTTTAGGAGTGATATATCCAAAGCTTTCTCTAAACTGATATCTTTCAATAGTTGAAAAACCTAATACTTTATAAAACTCATTTAAATTTTTCCAAGGGCTTCTAAAGAACCTTTTTCCAAATAAAACCTCTTCAAAACAGTATTTATATTTCTTTTCCATATGAGTTAAAGACTCTTTATTTTTTAGTGAAAAATACTCATTTTTAAATAAAGAGATTAACCAGTTCTCATCTAATACAGAGATTATATCAAGGCGTTTATCACTATCTTTTTCTTTTTGAAAGTTCCAAAGCATAGAGATACAATTAAAGGGATTTTGTTCATTTTCTTTTTTATCAAAGCATTTTGATGATAGATATTGAACTACATTTTCAAGTAGGGCATCTGTTTTTGCAATACCATGATTATAAATAACCTTTTTATAGAGATTAAATCTCATCTCAAGCATATGCTCTATATCTATTAATCCCATATCAAAAAAGCTTAAGAAGTATGAATTATTCTCTTTTACAAGTACAGCTTGCTTTGTAATTCTAATATGATCTAAAGGACCTGTGATATAACCACTTGCTAGCATATCTCTATTTATATAATCAAGTCTATCTGCATCAACTGTTGAGTCTATTATTTTATGAATAGTAGAAAAATCAAAGCCTTTATAAACCTTGTCTTCAAGTATATAAATACATAATGTTTTGATAAGTTTTAATAACTCTTTTTCTTCATTATCTTTTATAAAATCAAAAATCTCAAACTCAAATAGAAGCTTCACAAGCTCTTTTCCAATAGCTTCATGTAAAACTAAAGTAGAGTTTCTTGTAATATTTTCATATAAAGAGATAAACTCTAACTCTTTTTCTTCAAGAGTCTCTTTTTTGATTAAGTCAGAGTATATTTTTTTTAGTGCATACTCAACTTGATGTGAAAAGGGTAAATGTCCTACATCATGCATAAGACCTGCTATTCTAATAGTTTGTAAAAGTATAGTATAAACAGCTCTATCTTTTTTATTTTTTGTAGGAATAGTAAACTCATATAAAGCTTTGTTGTCAAAGTAACTTAAATCATCAAGGTTGATATTTAACTTTTGTTCTTTAACAATTGCTTTTATAACTTTTTTTAAGTCTTTCAAAAACTGATTTTTTGTCTCTTTATTTGCATTTAGTAAAGAGTTTTTAAAAATAAATGAACTTAAATGCATAGTTCCTAAAGAGTGAATAAATCTTTTTGTTGTAATTGAAGGGTATGAAAAATAGGCTAAAGCATTTTGTGTAATAAACTGTAGCCTATTTAATATCTTTGTTTGTAAAATTTTATCTTCTAATTTTGTATATGGTATATGATTGTATATTGTATCATTAACTAATCTATTTTGTATTTTGTTTCCTTTCGAATATTCTTTCAGTAAACTCAGCAAATTTACCTCGAACAGCTTTTTCTAACTCTATTGCAAACATATTTATTTCATCGTGATGATGTCTTGTTTGTTTTAATAGTGTTGTTAGACCATTATTATATTTATTTAAATATAAATTATCTATTTGTCTATTTGAACCAATCACAATTGCCATGCAAGACTCATCTAGTCTACTTAAGATTAATTGTGTTGTTTTCTCAGAAGAGTTTTGCCACTCATCCATGATAACAACTGCACTAGAAAGAGTTCTTCCTCTAGCTTCCCCTGGCCAAAGTGTTTCAATACAATACTTTGAAGTAAGTTCTGAAATCTTTGATTCTATTGA contains:
- a CDS encoding HD domain-containing protein, with protein sequence MLSLLKEYSKGNKIQNRLVNDTIYNHIPYTKLEDKILQTKILNRLQFITQNALAYFSYPSITTKRFIHSLGTMHLSSFIFKNSLLNANKETKNQFLKDLKKVIKAIVKEQKLNINLDDLSYFDNKALYEFTIPTKNKKDRAVYTILLQTIRIAGLMHDVGHLPFSHQVEYALKKIYSDLIKKETLEEKELEFISLYENITRNSTLVLHEAIGKELVKLLFEFEIFDFIKDNEEKELLKLIKTLCIYILEDKVYKGFDFSTIHKIIDSTVDADRLDYINRDMLASGYITGPLDHIRITKQAVLVKENNSYFLSFFDMGLIDIEHMLEMRFNLYKKVIYNHGIAKTDALLENVVQYLSSKCFDKKENEQNPFNCISMLWNFQKEKDSDKRLDIISVLDENWLISLFKNEYFSLKNKESLTHMEKKYKYCFEEVLFGKRFFRSPWKNLNEFYKVLGFSTIERYQFRESFGYITPKKLSKLQNLLDLFIKKWEEKEEELFFTYQTVSFKIGIEKEFSLYDGENIINLDEISTLRKRLKQSMRNTVPFYIYTNKKNMNDEMKSELKELILSVFKD